Genomic segment of Bos taurus isolate L1 Dominette 01449 registration number 42190680 breed Hereford chromosome X, ARS-UCD2.0, whole genome shotgun sequence:
TGGCCTCCCATCCAGCATCAGACATTCCTCACCTCAGTTTGACTGGCCTTCACCCAGTTGAATGCAGGAAGTGGAATCTGGCCATATATAGTCACCACTACTAAGGAATCTGTCTGATGCCAATCATGACGGCAAGATGCTGGCACCTAAAAAGAAGATGTGAAATGTGGATGGTAAGAAAGGACTCTTATCCCAAGGGGCATTCTCATGGTGTATGTGGAGAAGAAACAGAGAGTGTCAGAAAGATTAACACGACCTCATATTGCAAAACCACTGGGAGCAGAAATCTTATTTGGTCCATGCAAAAGGGAGAAGATACAGAGCTTGGCCATGAGGTACAAGGAGGAGAAATTATTTGGGAACTGGGTTCTAATCAAGAGTTCAGTAAAGTCAGGACTTACCTGCTTCCCCCAATCATGTCTACCAACTCTGCATCCTGGCTGTGCCAGGAATGCCCCAAAATCCAGGGTCTGGATGCCACAACAGCTCCAAGATTTCACCCTGAGGTAGGAATAGAATTCACTTaatctcctttcccctccccacaaGCACTCCATCTTAAGGTCAACATTGGGAAAAACCTGTCTCACAGCCCACCCAGTCCCCTCCATCACCCCTCATGGAATTGAGGTGCTCCAGGGTGGTAGGTACATGGAGTAGCATCACTCTCTAGGCCTTGGTATACCTAAGACAGATAAAGGAGAATCAGGATAAGAATCAGAtcagaatgaataaaaatgtatgcAGCCTCACATCTATACCCAGCCATCCCTCAGGCATCACGTCTCTCAAACACACGCTTGAGTCCTCCACAAACTCTCACTCACAGCATCACATCCTGGGTTCTGGCAGCTGGCCCCAATCCGGATCAAGCTACTGTCAACTCCTGGGCAAAGAAAACAAGAGTCAGGAACCCTATTCATTTCTTCCACCCAACTGCCACTTTCACTAAATTCCAGCCTGTGAAACCTGTCCTACTAAGGACCCACTTACCTGCTCCAGGTTCTTGGTCTAATTCCTTCTGTTCCAGTGCCATTTCCAGGGCTTGGGATATATTTAGCGGAAGCAACTTTGGAAGCAACTCTGACCTAGGGGGTATACGTGGGGTGATTTAGTCCTGACCCACTAACTGTGACCAGCAGTGCCAACCTTCCCACCAATGGTATTGGAATTGAAGAAGTCTGGTGAAAGTAGGGCAGAGTTAGAGAAGATGGATAGTAATCCCATTGCCAATTTTCTTCTCTGTGGATATGCCAAATCCTTGAACCCTGGGGAATTCCCCAGGGCTTCTCTTGCCAAACTACTCAGTTGCTCTAAATCCATATTTTTCTATACAACTGCAATCATTCCCTTTTATTCATCTAATTAACTGTAGACTTTCTTCTGTTGCTCATATTATTGCCACAAAATTGACTTATTCTTCTCGGCAGCCTCCTGGCTGCCAATACTACTACATtcttaatatataaaacatattttaaaactcttttccaaaaagaaaacccaattcATTCAACAATCACCCTTGTATTATAACTATGTATGTATTTGTGAGAGGTTATCTACTCTGGTGATTCAAAATACCTACCCCATTACCCCATACCATCTTAAGAGCCAAGGACATTATTTCTGGACAAATTTCCCCTAAGGCACAAAAACATACACCAAGCCCTGACACTTGGGTCTCCTCATATCTCTGATCTCTAGCTCCCAAACCTCAATGACCCATTAATCACTCCTAGGAATTTTCATGAATGTACGAAAAACCCAGGGACCTCCTCTTTACTTGGGCCTCTCCCGACGCAAAGTCTCTGCTGACTTTGGAATCACATTCGGAGGTCTTTGCTCCTGAAGTGAACTGCTTGTACCAGGGCCCTCAGGTTGagggacctcagggagcttctcggCACAGTGTGGTCCCACAGTACAGCCCTAGTATAGATAGGGAAAGAAGATTAGGGATGGAATCCTTCTACTGGGGGCAGAATACCCGAAAGTAAAGAATTTACCTTGATGTTTAGAAACTCAGAGAAATCTACAGTTCGCTTCCGGCAGCAGGACCAACCCTGATAACAAAAGACCCAGCTCAGCTTAGATTCCTGGCTGTATTTCTTTTGCAAAATGCTCTTGCTATTCCCCCCTTGCCTATTCCTCACCTTAAGTGCATCATGGAAGATTGGGACCCCAGGGTGATGGTAACAGGAATCTGTGGATACCAGTAACAAGATCAGGAAGGAAAGGAATTCTTACTTTTCCAGGTTTATATGCTTAGCATCTTTCCatatggtattaaaaaaaaaaaaagaatatcagtaAAGACTGAAGAACACCCAGACCAATTGAACTAAGGCAGGTACACACTAAATTTCTGTTCCTTTAACAGACTGCCTACAGCTGACAACTCCCTTAGCACCCACAGAGCTCCTGGCAAGGTCAGGATTACTCACCAGGAAGGTTGGTTTGGGGGTCAAAATGCTGCCCACAGCCTTTGTTATGGCAGAGTAGAGACATGGAGGCGTTGGTAGAATTACTGAAAGGGTATTTCAAGGAGTCTGGCTGCCGAGTGGGGAACACCTCTTAGTCTGGAGGCTTTTAGCTGCCTGGAAGGGCCAGCTGTTTCTATCTTTAGTTCAGGAGGCGTATACCTCCTAACATGGGCAAGGGAACTTCAATTGGTCTTCCCAGCCAATAGAAAAGAACTCAGGAACATTTTAGCTCTGAGGCTTAAGAAAAAAGTATCAGGCAGAGCAGGGCTTGGAACCTGGGTGAGGTCAGCTAACCATTGCTGAGACTTGTTTTAGATTTACCATGCCAATTTCAAGCCTGGTCAGAAAGAAATAACCAATTTTAAGCCCCCTCCCAGTTTGGTGAAGGTACCCCAATTCCTCCagctattttcttcctctttcaaaGCAGTAGCTTTCCTCCCATCCTCATTACTTCTGTGTACCACCAATAGCACCAGATCTTCAACCACTTTGACCATAGTATACATCTAACTTTCCCATGTTTGCCTAGATTAATATTTTAAGCAAAAGGTCATAAAGGATTATTCTTATAGCCTTGCACTCATCTGAGACAGAacttcccttcctcccccttcaaaaacagcacagaaaattaaaaggcttaaaatgtattttaataagttcatgttgcattattcatttctcagaaaaacttCAAAGGTATTAGGGACAAATCAAACATGGTACACCAATAAAAAATGCACAGCGTAACTACCTAAGATAGGCAAAGCTAAGAGCTACCGTCTGACATTCAGCATACAGCAACCCTGTTCTCAAGATTGTACTAGGCCTATCAAGAAAGCTGTGAATGGCAACATCACAGACACAAAAGGGCCATTTCTGGGTTGTCCTTACCCAAGAAAAAGATGGAGGCAAGTTTaacacaagatttttttaaagatacactaAATGAAAATCTCTAAGAGAAAATGTCTTCCTTGGGACATGAAAGGGTAATATATGGGACATAACAGAACCGTATGTATGTTGTCTGTGACCTCTGTGGACATGTGCCTGAATTCCCACCTGGGAGTGATTGGAACAGTGGGGCCAAGGTCATTGGGGGATGTTTGGTTTTTGTGGTATATGTGGCAGGATCTCTGGGGTGAGACagtgcactaagtcgtgtctgactcttgcgaccccatggactgtagcctgccaggctcctctgtctatgggattctccaggcaagaatactggagtgggttgccatttccttctccagggcatcttcccaacccaggaatcgaacccaggtctccagcactgcaggcagattctttaccgactggggtggcgggggggtgTAAGAACAAGAAAGCAAATAGAACAGGGTGGACAAAGAGTGGAATGATTAAGATTAATGGGGGCTCTAACTGGATCCATTTTGCCATGGCTCCCTGGCCCTCACAGGCTCTCAACAATCACATGAGATTTTAGGAATGCACCACACAGAATTGATTAGTGAAAGGATATACCACATAGAACTGATTTGTTAAATATCACCCCTCCCTTACCCTCTGCCTCCAACATACTCCCTAGAGTACTACAGGCAGGGAAGACCTAAACTATTGGGAGGAATCCCTAACACTTTTCCAGAGTAGAATTCGGCTAAGTCCAAAAAGGGTCCTTCTTTTAAGGGTTTTGGGAAACTAGACACTGCAATTTTATTAGTATCGGCGACGTTTGTTTGGAGCAAATTCAGCTCCAGGAGCTGCACGGTTGAATGCAGGAGGGGTTCCACCAATTGCCCCAATTCCTTCCATTGTAGCAGCTTGGCCAAAGCGTTCAGTTGTTGGTGGGGtcttaaagagaaaagagaatgacGTTATAATAGAACCTGTGCCCTAGCTTCCCACCCATCCATAGTTCCTCCCCTGGAGGCCATTTCCACACCACATTCAAGGTTCCTGATGGTAGGGGAGACTAAGCCTGTTTAGAACTATAGTGGATAACCCTAAAAAGGAAGTTGCTGACAGTTCCACCCAACCATCTTTAACTTTTTATCCTGATTCCTACAGGCTAAGTAACATTATATACTAAATTCCTGGGCTAGATAAATGTTAGCCAAGTCCTTTTTCCTGAACTAGGTATATGGACAAGGGCAGGCCATCACTCTTCAGCAAATTTAACCCTATTCAAAGTAAACATTTTGACACTACAACTAAACCACCTCAGGATTGCATGAGCCATAAACCTTTTGGACTCACATGTATTTCATATGATAATGCCTAACCTTTGTTGCCTTCCCTCCAAAAAGGAACCTATTTACCCAGGGTAGCAAAAAAATGTCAATCAAGACTAGCCAGTCAGaggataaaatataatttaagattGGGTTTGCACAAGACTCAAAGAGCTTGAGGTTAACATTTTATAGATAACAGTGATCCTAAAAACTATTTAATCTGTAGCAAAATTGCAGCAGGCCCAAGGACCATGAAGGCAAAGTCCTTCCTCCTATCACCATTTAGCTACTATAAAGCTCTGCAGTTTACCAATCCCAAGGTTCCATCTGGCATCATAGTGGCTGGTCCTGGAGGAGCTGGGGTACCAGCTGGCACAGGAGCAGGGGGCATGGCACCTCTGTTGTTTATGCCCATAGCACCTAAAGCAGAGTAGTGATCAATAGAGGAGACAGACATTGACATTCTTTATCTATGCCAAAGGAAACAAGTCAAGACTTCTGGGCTAAGACATGTTACCCTCCCACCAAAATTTGCTTCCAGAAATGTCAAGCCCCTTAAATTTGGACTAGGTAGGAGAAGCTACATAGTCCACCAGAGAtgagacaaaaaaagaaatctgtaccATTAATCTCCTAAGTCCTTACCTCCCATAGCCATCTGACCCATCCGTATCTCTTGCTctctctgaaaaacaaaaaaacactcaaGACAGTCCAAGACAGCACTGCATTCATTCTACCACAATCCACTAAGGACCACACACTAAAGAACATCTGCAACAGCTCCTTGAACTAACTCACTGTAGTTGTACAATGAATTCAGTTTAGAGCTACTAGGACACAAGTCAGAGTTTCCTATTAGGAACAAAttgagagatgaaaggaaagacaCATGATTTCTTTCAGGGCTCCAACCTGTACAACAACTGCTGAGGACATCAGAAGACCAGGCAAGGCTGCCACAGGACTGAATCTATCTGATCCTGCAGTCACTGAGATTAAACAGCATATACTAGCCCCAGCTTTTCATCCTAAATTGCCTGTGAGGTAAAAAGAGCTCCTCTTCAAACCTTACCTTTCCTTCCTATGACTGCTTCTTTCTAAAAGAAGTGTCACAGAATGGAAAAATTGGTCATAGCCTATTGTGTTTTCTAATCCTAGTGGTGAGTTTGTCGTATCATGGGCACATGAGAGATATACCGCATCAGGGAAGGTTCCCTTGAATCCTTCCTGCTGTCGTCGCATCATTTCTTCTTGTTGCCGCCGCATCTCTTCCTCACGGCGCCTGCGCTCCTCCTCCTGCCTACAGAGTCACCAAGATATTTAAGCACAGGCATTCCAGAACTTGAACAGATTATCTATCTTAATAGGGGACTCAGCCAAGGAGATCCAAGAGCCCACTGAAACTACCTTAGTTCTCCAGGCAACTGTTAAGTGGGCCCAGCCCTAAAACAACCCAGATGTGTCCTTTAGGGGAAAAAGTTCTTTCCCAAAGGAGCCAGCCTCATGAGACCAGTCACTCAGCTGCTTTCCTCTTTAGTGCAGTCCCAAGAATTCACAGAACCATGGGCAGTCAAAACATCTACCTAAAGGGAGAACTTGAGAAGCAGCCAGGAAATATTTGCCAACATATTTACAAATGCATGAGGTAGCATGGTGGTAAGAAGCAGGAGTGAGACATTACCTTGTAgagctggtggagaaaaagggttggaggaaaaaaaagttacCTGAGCTCCAGCTGCTTTCGTTTTTGCACTTCTTGATTGTGCAGCTCTTCCATCCTCCGAAGTTCTTCTTGACGCCTCATCAAATCTAGAAAAACAACAGACCAATTCAGAATATTCTTCACCCTCCTCATATAGGCCCATTAATTTTCCACAAATAAAGATCCAGAAAGCAAAGGGGATATTTAATCCCTGAGTGGCCATCCGAGGTATCCAGATTCCAAAAATGAAGTCAAAcctattatttccttctccacagaatcCAGTATCCTCTGCCACATCTCCAAGCTCATTTGCCTACCAAGATCAACAAAATATTTCAGAGAATAAAAGCTGAAGTTTACGCCTTTCTCTACTGATTGATACAAAGAAACTCctgaaaaaaagttattttgtcCTTCTTCTAGTTTTAAGCCTTAGGTAGATACTCACCCTGCCTCATTAGCATGACCTGGTGCTCATGGCGAGCagcctccatctccatctccagctTCTCACGAGCTTCCTTGATGTTTCGGTCCACTtggtcctgctgctgcttttcCATCTCAATAAGTGCCTTCCAGCGCATGGCATACTCATACTCAAAGGAGCCAGGCTGTGCAAATCTGGGTGGCTGCTCTCGCTCTCTATTGACAAGGTTTCTGGGTTACTAAAACTCTGTCCAAGATTCTCCCAACTAAACACTACATTCCTCCCAAGGGCCAAGACAATGGCTGCCACTGAACACATACAGCAAAGACTTGCCTCTTTTACACAACCCATTACAAGCCTCCTTAAGAATAAATAGGCAAACAACTAACAGGGAATCTGACAGGATCACATACTTGTGAAATTGCTGATTCTTTATAACCAGCTTCTCTGGGAGTCCCTCCTCATCATCTAACTGGTCCATGGGCTCCACAGTCACAGGTCGAGGAAAtctgggagaaagaaaaacactcagTGTTAGTCAAATTATAACCTTCATTAGGCTTCCCTCTCCACATGAGTCAGTGGCACAATGAACTAATTAAGTGTCAGcactaaacaatttttttttttttagcactaaaCAATTAAACATACTTCTGAAGGTGCTTTTACACCTAGTCCCAAGTAACCAAGTCCTTTAAACAGAACTCTGTGGAATCTGGGGTTGACAGGATGGGGTCAGGGTTCAGATCTCTGAACACAGCCTTTAAGTAGGTAAAGTACTTAAGTGCGGGGCTGCCCCATTGCAGCCATCatttgcctgccatgcaggagatgctgcaGGTGCCACAGccttgagccctgggttgggaagatcccctggaaaggaaacagcaacccactccagtattcttgcctgggaaattacacggatagagaagcctggtgagctacagtctatgagttCACAAAAatgtcagatacaactgagcaagcaAACTCAGAACTCAAGATAATGACTTAGAATAAATACTAAGAGAAATGTTGCATGCGCAAAACAATTTACGAGTTCTAAAACTTCAAAGTAAGGGGAGATTTAACACTGACTAAATGACAACTTACTGAAAATGTCTATCTTTTAATCCTCATACCATTTCCATTAATTTAAGATTATACTGAAAACCCTACCAGAGAGCTGGATTGTATCTAGTCTTCTAAATGAACACAAGAACATGCTTCTTAGAGGCTAACTCCCGAGACCACAGAAGGAAGTAGCATTTAAGGTATGTTTCTGAAAATGACCCCTCACTCACGTGGTTAGCAGGAAGGAGCCTTCACTGCATCTGTCCAGAGCTTTCCGAGCAGCTGGCTTCCCTGAGAATTCAACAATGCCTTTTCCTGAGGGCCTGCCTCGATCATCCACAATGACTACAGCCCTCTCCACCTGGCCGAACACAGAAAAGGCCTCCTCCAGCAGTTCATTGGACACATACTGAGGAAGGTTTCTGACTGTAAGGGATGCACTATGGCAGGCAAAGCGCACACGCAGCTGCTTTCCACGGAGTGGCATGTTGTCCAGTTCTACTTTGGCAATCTCCGCTAGGGTTCGTGTTTCCTAGGAAGCAGAGCAAAGTCAGAATAACTCAATAGCTGAACAATGACCACCTACACAGCCATCAAGAGTCTAAAGTACCATAGCTCAATACCTcaatgtctcaaaaaaaaaaaaagaaaagaaaaaaaaacaaaacaaaacccaaaaccctTGGCAACaagcatacaaaaaaaaaaaaaggatggaacTGGAAGAACGGATTCATGTGTTTCAGATAATTCTTTGGTTAACCTAATTGCTCTGATGGCCTTGTAATAAATCAATTGGAAATTCTAGAGTTAACATGACTTACATGGTCATCAGTATCACAAGCTATTCTCTTAAGTGTTAAATCTGGACAACAATGACCAGCATAAAACCTACCCTTACAATACAGAAGTCAGAATTATTTTAGTTTCAGCTAGCTATGTACCAGAGTAATCAGAATCATTATACCCTCCAAGAGGCCTCTTTAGAACCACAGACCTTGATGGGACCCTCCCCTCCACATTCTTAAAGAGGAATCTGAGCCCCAGAAAAAAAGACCTGCCCATATAGTTTTGAGTTAGTGGTAGATCTGGAATGAAGACTGGTTCTAACCGTAACATCCAGTGATCTTACTAGCACATTATGTTCCTCATTTATGGAGATAGATAACACCCAAAAAGGTTTCCCCCACATACTTAAACACATTTCCTAAATCAAATCAGACatctacacttaaaaatgattatgaTAAACGTTATATTATGTGGATTTtagcaattaaaatttttctttcaaagtagatacaaaaaaaaaaaaaatagataaaaaactgTCCCCTCAAAGTTTTGAAGACTCTTAAGTGAGATAATACATGCATAAGGGCTttggaaataaattatataaatcttgATCATTACTAAaagtcttttcccattttttcaggaaaaaatctTAACTTACTAAAAGTATTTGTAGAGGACAGTAAACAGGGGAAAGGTACAGAAAAAACAAGATTAACTATGACTTGAAAGTTATTGAAGCTGGGTAACAAGTTACGTGCAGGTTCACTGTACTATTCTCTCCACTTCTATATGCTTGAAATTTCCCAATTAAAAAAAGTTCCAAAGGGCATATAAGCCCCAGAGTCCTAGGCAAATAAACCTATGTTGCCTTGAAACAAAAACCTatcaggaaaaattaaaataaaatatgcattttgtCCTGTTCTACCAACTATAAGCTTTTACAAACATCATCTAAGAATTATTTCTACTGCCTAATTTTCCATATCCATCATTTCCCAGCTTCACCACCTTTTAGAGCACATGCTCTAAAAGCCTACAGCTGCTTACCAAGCGGATAAAGCCAAAGCCCTTGTCCTTATGAATGAAGACTTCGCCTGCCTTCCCATATTTCTCAAACAGTTTCCTCATTTCCTCCTCAGTGATGTCAGGAGGAAGATTGCCCACAAAGAGCCGGCTACGCTGGGTGAAGGTCTTCTCTCCTGGTTTCCTAAAATTCTTCAGGTCAATAGTCAAGCCTTCATCTGAGAGAAGAAACATAGTCACTTAAAAGATTGGGGAGAGATTTACAACAACTGCTGCTAGATAAGAAATGTAATTGCTGTAGAGAAGTCAACACCATTTCCCAATGGAATCTATCCACTAACCACTTATCAGTAAATTGCACTTAGAATGTGAAAGCAGTATGCAAAGAtctggggggtggagggagggaggacaGACTTCTTAACAACTCTACTGTGGTCCAGGAGCCAACCTAGACTaactcagagacagaaagacaatACAAGAGTTACTGTCAAAGAGAAAACCAAGCAAGTCAAGGAGCTCTACGTCAGAAGTGACtggatttttacatttaaaacataattacaaagaaaaaaaccaaaaaacaaaaacaaaactgtccCATTTCCCAATCCCAAATCAATCTTCATAACCTTAACAGTTCCCATTCTTTCAGGCTTGGGGtaatataatgaaaagaaatgagttagGAAAGAGTATTCTTTGTAGGAATTTTTGGAAATAAGGAAGATGCGGTTGTTTGTAGTTTTAGACACATACAAGAGGTGCTCAAAGTTAGCTGAATGGATGGGAATGTATCTTTAAAGATCTTTTACTCTGATTAAAACTAGGGAGGCAGAGGCCCCAGGCTAAAAGTATAATACTCAGTATCAGATTTCTTCTCCATTAAGTCTTAAAaaccttctttatattttctctacCTACTAGTCATAtgatgattaccacagtaagaaCCAAGCTCTCAGGTAAAACATGCAGCCATCTGTTTAGCAAAAGGATGTGCCAATGCAGCAAAGCAACCTGTATTCAACTGCTATCCTACAGATCTGCTCCTTATTTCAGAGAATCAGCCTTTTTCTATCCTAAATATTGAGATAAATAGGGAAAAGAACAACAAAGGTGTGCCACAAAAGCCCATTCCTTTATAATCCCAAGAGTCGAATCTAAAAATCAAGAAACTATTCCCAAGAGAGAACCGACTTGGGAATGGTTTCTACTTCATTACCTAGCATGTACTTACTCTGGCTGCTGGCTTGCT
This window contains:
- the ITGB1BP2 gene encoding integrin beta-1-binding protein 2 isoform X2, with amino-acid sequence MSLLCHNKGCGQHFDPQTNLPDSCYHHPGVPIFHDALKGWSCCRKRTVDFSEFLNIKGCTVGPHCAEKLPEVPQPEGPGTSSSLQEQRPPNVIPKSAETLRRERPKSELLPKLLPLNISQALEMALEQKELDQEPGAGVDSSLIRIGASCQNPGCDAVYQGLESDATPCTYHPGAPQFHEGVKSWSCCGIQTLDFGAFLAQPGCRVGRHDWGKQVPASCRHDWHQTDSLVVVTIYGQIPLPAFNWVKASQTELHVHIVFDGNRVFQAQMKLWGGTSNYSEFLERMES
- the NONO gene encoding non-POU domain-containing octamer-binding protein isoform X1, coding for MQSNKTFNLEKQNHTPRKHHQHHHQQHHQQQQQQPPPPPMPANGQQASSQNEGLTIDLKNFRKPGEKTFTQRSRLFVGNLPPDITEEEMRKLFEKYGKAGEVFIHKDKGFGFIRLETRTLAEIAKVELDNMPLRGKQLRVRFACHSASLTVRNLPQYVSNELLEEAFSVFGQVERAVVIVDDRGRPSGKGIVEFSGKPAARKALDRCSEGSFLLTTFPRPVTVEPMDQLDDEEGLPEKLVIKNQQFHKEREQPPRFAQPGSFEYEYAMRWKALIEMEKQQQDQVDRNIKEAREKLEMEMEAARHEHQVMLMRQDLMRRQEELRRMEELHNQEVQKRKQLELRQEEERRRREEEMRRQQEEMMRRQQEGFKGTFPDAREQEIRMGQMAMGGAMGINNRGAMPPAPVPAGTPAPPGPATMMPDGTLGLTPPTTERFGQAATMEGIGAIGGTPPAFNRAAPGAEFAPNKRRRY
- the ITGB1BP2 gene encoding integrin beta-1-binding protein 2 isoform X1 codes for the protein MSLLCHNKGCGQHFDPQTNLPDSCYHHPGVPIFHDALKGWSCCRKRTVDFSEFLNIKGCTVGPHCAEKLPEVPQPEGPGTSSSLQEQRPPNVIPKSAETLRRERPKSELLPKLLPLNISQALEMALEQKELDQEPGAGVDSSLIRIGASCQNPGCDAVYQGLESDATPCTYHPGAPQFHEGVKSWSCCGIQTLDFGAFLAQPGCRVGRHDWGKQVPASCRHDWHQTDSLVVVTIYGQIPLPAFNWVKASQTELHVHIVFDGNRVFQAQMKLWGGTSNYSEFLERMEQS
- the ITGB1BP2 gene encoding integrin beta-1-binding protein 2 isoform X3, producing MSLLCHNKGCGQHFDPQTNLPDSCYHHPGVPIFHDALKGWSCCRKRTVDFSEFLNIKGCTVGPHCAEKLPEVPQPEGPGTSSSLQEQRPPNVIPKSAETLRRERPKSELLPKLLPLNISQALEMALEQKELDQEPGAGVDSSLIRIGASCQNPGCDAVYQGLESDATPCTYHPGAPQFHEGVKSWSCCGIQTLDFGAFLAQPGCRVGRHDWGKQVPASCRHDWHQTDSLVVVTIYGQIPLPAFNWVKASQTELHVHIVFDGNRVFQAQMKLWGGTSNYSEFLERME
- the ITGB1BP2 gene encoding integrin beta-1-binding protein 2 isoform X4, which codes for MALEQKELDQEPGAGVDSSLIRIGASCQNPGCDAVYQGLESDATPCTYHPGAPQFHEGVKSWSCCGIQTLDFGAFLAQPGCRVGRHDWGKQVPASCRHDWHQTDSLVVVTIYGQIPLPAFNWVKASQTELHVHIVFDGNRVFQAQMKLWGVIDVEQSSVSLMPSRVEISLVKADPGSWAQLEHPDALAEKAKAKVGLEMDEEESEDSDDDLSWTEEEEEEEAMGE
- the ITGB1BP2 gene encoding integrin beta-1-binding protein 2, whose translation is MSLLCHNKGCGQHFDPQTNLPDSCYHHPGVPIFHDALKGWSCCRKRTVDFSEFLNIKGCTVGPHCAEKLPEVPQPEGPGTSSSLQEQRPPNVIPKSAETLRRERPKSELLPKLLPLNISQALEMALEQKELDQEPGAGVDSSLIRIGASCQNPGCDAVYQGLESDATPCTYHPGAPQFHEGVKSWSCCGIQTLDFGAFLAQPGCRVGRHDWGKQVPASCRHDWHQTDSLVVVTIYGQIPLPAFNWVKASQTELHVHIVFDGNRVFQAQMKLWGVIDVEQSSVSLMPSRVEISLVKADPGSWAQLEHPDALAEKAKAKVGLEMDEEESEDSDDDLSWTEEEEEEEAMGE